The genomic segment ATAATCTTCTCAAACTGGTTTTGAGTTTTAATAATATCCAGAACAGCAACAAGGAACTTATTTATTTGTGACCCACTGCAATTAAAAACTTTAGTTCCTCCCTTATTATAgtggacaaaagtaaaaacatAGGCCTACCCACAGTTGCTGATAAGTCATGACCACCTAGATGTGtccaagaacaaacaaaacaggaacccacacattaaaatgttcctctATTGCATTAATAGAAGCAGGAAACTGCACAGGGAACCTGTCACAGTGATAATAAGACCTGCTTGACTACTTAGCTTTGATTtcataataaaacacaaaatggaCATAAAGGTTAACAGTATACCGTGTTCATTTTCTAACACTTTTGTTAACTGAATTTAAAGATAAAATTGTACCAACTTTGAAATATGAAGACAAGCCAGAACTTCAGTGATTTTGATTCCTGTAAATAAATACAACGAAAGCAGCAAAGGAGTAAATTCCTTGTAGGTTCCACTCTCTTCCTTATTTATATTAAGTAACACTGTCTGCAATACGACCTGCATTGTGTAATGACACTTACAGTCATACTGTATCTAACAGCAACAGTGTACTATAATGGGACCTTTGAGGATGATAATGACagtatgcatctctctttttgaCCATTATTctattttgttttgggtttttttttttttacactctggtttgtttagttttgcaGTGATGTTAGGCCAAAAAAATCCCTCATATACTAAAAATATTCCACATGAAGGCggtatatatatttgtatatatatattacttcTACAACATTTTACACCCGTGATGGACTATACTGATGATATCCAAACTTTTCTTTATAGATAAGATAACATGAATTATCTGTTCTGTTATAGGctaattaaaattattatatatACTTATAAGTGTAAACTGTTAAAGCACAATAATAGTTATTTGTCTTACTTTGCAGAACAAACAAATGCTTATTCAGTTTACTCtcattaagaaaagaaaagaaaagaaaaacatggaaggcatgtttttatattcgatgcaaataatcttttttttttgttcgaCTAATCGGATCAGTCGATTCTGAAATCTGTTTCAAACACAATCAATTATTCAATTCTTTTGCGTTAGGATTTGATTTTGTGTGCTAGTGGTATCTAGTTACATCCCGCCATTTCACTGAAGTTGAAAATGCCCTGAGCAAGAAAAGTGTGCTGATATTTGGCCTTGATTTAGAGAGCTTAAGGGTCCTGAATGAAAGAAGGGAGGGGGGCAATAAAGTTACTTCCTGGAGTGTTTTGGTGGGGCGGGATCCATGCTGTGCCTCTCCTCTGTTGTTTATGTTTCCCCTCCATGATCCTGATACGTGGCTGTCTGGAGCAGCGTATGGTCTGGAGACTGGGGAAGCCGCGGTGACCCGCAGTCTCTGGTGCGCTGCAGCTAGCTGATCCCTGcctgcaggagcagcagcagctggagtCTGGAGGAACTCAGCCTGCATTTTATCAAGCCGGCCTGGATGGCAGGGACACACTGGTGCAAAGATTGCCGAAATCACAAGGTATTAGAGATAAAAAAGCCACATGCAGACTGCTATTTGTTTTGATTTCCTGGCCGCTGACGCCATCAGTAAGTTTGTGAAACTGGTGCTAGCTATAGCAGGGTTAGCTTTAATGTGAAGTGACTGCGTGTCAGAGAGGCTAATCCCTGTAGCTGTGCCCGTCTGCGGGTCTTTACAGGCTAACGTTAGCCTGCTAACCAGACCCCAAGTGTAAGCTTGGCTGGCACAACTTTGAGTGAACCGCTTTTTTAAAAGTTGCCGCACTGTTTGCGACTTTTTCACCACCGTCTTTGCATTTTCCCTGCGGTTAATATCACAGCGCAACTGCGTGTGTTACGTGCTGCTTAAATCTGCAATTCCTGGGAAATCCCAAGCAGGGAAGTGTCAAACTGGACGTTTAACAGCGACTTAAACgtgttacacatttttttcccccttgcaaaaatgtgattaatcgATAATAAATTAAAGGCACTTAAACTTTTCGCagtcactgttaaaaaaagGCTTGGACAAAAATACCAGGAGGAAGTCTGTCTGCTATTTCTGGAACTTTCTtcctccaacacagctgaacttTTGTCACATGTGAGCCAAAGTCTTTTTCAATGTTTACCAAGAGGTTACAAAGTTTCTGTTTATCGATGCAGGTTGAGTAAAAATCAAATCCATCGATGTTTTAATGGGACCAGTATGTGTAGTGATACTGTTACCTAAAACCATATTTAAGTTACAGTTTATCCTAATAAATACAGGGATAAAGTGCAGACTCTTGGCTTATGTTTGTGGGTATTCTTGTGTATATATAAATTATAGAAAGGGTTTATGAATTACAGCTCTATCATTTATAGTCTCTTTTTTGTTAGTGGACTGATTCTGTGGACAGATACAGGCTGTAAATGCTGTAAATAGTGCTGTGCCAGATTGCAAATTTTGGTATCAatccaataccaagtaaatacagtgCAGGTATTGCTGATATCAATATAAATACTGATATTTTTAGCCTACAAGGCAACTTATGGAGTGGTCATAAGAATGTTATGACTTATGAGATAAAGTATCATCATAGCAAATTGGAGAacgtgtgattttttttttttcctcacatttcACAATAATTTGGTATCAAAACACACCTTTCATCTTTTCATGCATATTAAAAGTGGGATTCTTTTGTAAATGCTCTAAAGCAGGTCAGCTTCTTTTGTTTAAAAGTTCAATAGGTTATAAATACAATAGACATGACAGTCAACACAGTTCAGACAGTTCATAGTGCATGTTtgatgtatatttttatttactttttatttgaaCTCTTAAAACCTGCACTTGTTTCATCTTGACATGTCTAATTTCAGATCTGTTGTGGTGGCGTACAGCGCCAATAATAAAACTGTGTCATCCCCCAATACTTACATACACAGTATATACTGTATACTGGTCCTGGTTTACAGTGCTGGGCAAAAGTCTAAAGTCACCctttatttcaaaatatttttccagttaaataCTAACACAAATGGAAATATAGGAATGGTTCCCCAGGCTTCCtgaaagacattcaaagctcttctttgaatgTTGCTGCTATTTGTTCtgtttgtgttcatgtgttttttttctatccaggtgttactgcattggcagtgtgtttcacatcattgtcatgctgaaaaaaatGGATGATGACATGATGTTGCAAAACAGACGCTTTCCAGCGGCATTGCGTGATGGGTCAAAATCAGATGGTACTTCTCTgcgttcataattccatcaattttgactcGCAGCACCACTGAAACGCAGTCCCAAACTATGACAGTGTTTTACAGTTGGGTATAGACACTCTCTGTTTAGTGTCACACTCTCTCCTGATGACGATTTGAACCGAAACGTAAAAATTTGGATTCATTGCTATATTTTACTGTCACTATTTGTCCGGCCAGTTAATGTGTTCCGTTTCATTTCCACTGAGATCGTTTCTGTTGAGCCTTCAGTGAACAGTACTGGGATCATCTTAGGTACTGTGTCAGGtctttcgtgtgtgtgtgtgtgtgtttttttttttctgtatgttaAAGACATGACTCCTTGGGAATAACGGAGAAACTAAAGtaaattcatttcttttttttcttgaggaCATGACTTTTAGATACTGTTCCATCTCTTGTAGACAGTTTTTAGGCCTCCCACTtattcttttgtcctccacttttccagtttcctcaaattgtTAATGACACACTTCACACCATACTGAGATATGCAAAGTTTTCAGCTATTAGGTCtgtgggaatcaccttgttagtgcaaaaaaacaaactttttatgCTTGGCAAACTGTGAAATCTTAGTTGTTTTTAgattctgttaaaaaaaaaaaaactggaacaAATTATCTTTTTTTGGAACCGACTTAAGACATAATTTAAAATTACTTCTGGTTAAAAGTTGCCGGATATGTGTAAACAGAACACTTGTTAATCTCTTGAGCTTTTTATGCTTCATAGGTCGGTGTTAATTGGCTCCAAAAAAAAAGTCCTGTGAAAATGTTAAGGTTCTGGGACTGAAAAATGAGTGGACACATTTTGAAAGAGCTTCGGAGAGCCTGGCTTCCtttaagcaaaataaaaagaaatgaggggtgactcaagactttttcacagtactgtGTGTGATTTATAACTTTTAAGAAATTGTTCCATGGAAGTAATCGCTGTTCTTCAGAAGGATGTTTGCAGATTGTGTTTCACTTTCTATCTGTTCATTTTCCAGCATTGTCCTTTTCATTTGTATAAATTACCAATTTtatcacttttgtttttcttttattgtaaaaataaACTGCAGCAGAAACACCAATTCCATCTACTCAGCTGCAAAGATGAACTGTTTTGAAAGGTTTTAAAagttttcagtttaattaaatgtttattttaaaaagtatgttTATAAGATGCAGAGAAGACCTGTTTGTGTTATAGTTTCCTCCCTTTACAGAATTACTGGTTGCAAGTATTTTTTGGACCTTGGAACGGATGAAAGGTGGACGTTACTGGAGGCCCAGCTGGGCTGTAGCGGCTCTGTTTATCCCGGTTGCCCTGCTGATGCTGACCTCCAGGGGGGCATCGAGCATCCAGAAGATAACACAAACGGTTATGGCTCATGCAACGGCTACAGCTGCAGGACCAGGCCCCAGCCTGACAGATGACCTCCCAGGCCTCCAGGCAGTAGCAGACTTCTTAGCCAGTGAGCGCGCTCATATTTGGTTCCTGTCTCTGGTGGGCTCTGTTGCTGTAGGCCTCAGTGGGATTTTCCCCCTGCTTGTCATTCCCATTGAAGCTGGAGCAGCCCTCAAAACAGAAGGTAAGAGAGACAATGTGTAACATCAGTATGCCTGCACATTATTCATTTAACATTTACTTTATAACTGTAATGATAAAACTGCATAGACATTTATGCAATATGCGACTCTATGCAAGAGAAgtcaatcacacacatttgtgtaGGTGAAACAATGGACACTGCTGTGAGGGTCATTTGGCATGACACAAGCTAAGTTACACCTGTTTTATAGGGCTGCGTTTGTGTCACtgtttcatgttcagttttTTCTTGAGCTAACATAGCTATTACAGTAAAAGTCATTCACTGAGTCTTCAGTTCCTCTGATGTCAGGAATGCATGAGCAGTCTTGTGTTTGGTCTTGCAGCCAACAAGAGAACATTTAGTTTGATCATTCTTTGTTTGAGGGCACACTAAATAGTTGCTCCGCAGGGCTTTATGGCATTGTGTTGTTACTTGGTGATGTAAATATGGAggacctcagtcacacaggtgtAGAGACTGCTTGGTGACCATCTGCCAACCATGGTCACAAAGTATGTGTATTCTCATAACAATTTGCCGACCAGTCTGGGATTTCCCTAGAGGGTTATTTGTCCCTAGGGCTCACCAATTGGCCAAAACCTTTAGGGTTATAATCTTTTTTACAtgctcaaattcaaattcatgcTCAAATCCATTTAACAATAGTATAGTCAATAGTCAACATAAACCGAGATGGCAGTGTTTTAAAGGAGAAGTAATAGTGAATCAAGAAAGTACGTTACTGTTACAGAAGTCTGACCTGATTCTCAAAGCTTCTTACAATGATATAGCTAAAAACTCCAGCTTTCCAGCTGTTGAGTAATAAATCCCAGTCCGGTATGATCAACAAGTAGTTATGGTCAGCCTCTCCTAAATCCAGCTGCACATTCCTCCCGGTTTAACGTGAAGGGTACTCGAACCCTTTGAAAACTGCTGCTTCCTGGTAAACAGATTGCCTTCTGTGGTGACCTCATGACAGTGATTCCACTCCCCTCCCACGAGGCATTAAAATACCATATTGCACAGAAAGACTCTCAAACTGTCAGTCAAAAGGTCACCCAGTTCCACaccaaataaaaatgaaaggagAAATCCCCGATGGGGGGAAAACGAAAGCCAGACCAACAGCTCTGTGAGGCTGCACTGAGGCACTGTGATGTTTAGCACCTTAGTCTAACTTATTCGTTTACCATCATTTTCTTATTGTAAACAAAATTTTGTACATCTGAGACTAATAGATCTGGCACTACTTGTGCAGTGGATTTTCAATTAGAAATACCGAGTTGTGCAGTCACAAagtattttccttcttttgggCATGGCAGTGGAAAACTACATTATCAGTAAGTGATGTCCGCTAGATATTTCAAGATATTTGTCATTTCTGCCCTGACAAGAAAAGACTTGCAGCTCTTGTGGCAGTGAGTGGTGTTGAATTATAGACACATTTTTGTATGTTTCATTCTCTTTTGTGGTTGTTATTAAACGAAGGGTCTCGATACATGTGCAGCATGGTGCCAGTGGGCCTCGTGCACAGTCTACAAGAGAAGTTTCTGGATTGGAAATGGTGACATTGCATTACATCCTCCCCCAGTCCTGAGGGCAGAACCAATTACGTCAGAGCTTATTCATTATTTAACATTTCACCCCATTGCCTGTTTAGTACCAGGCATTAGTACCCATCCCTGGCAGGCAGTAATGTACCCTTACACTACCTGCCTGTAATTTTAACCAGTTAACATATGGTtgaagagtgagagagaggttTTTACTGTTGAGCTTCAGTAACTAGACGTGCTATTGTAGGTCAGTCTGAGGCCTCTTTCAGGTGCCCCACCCTAAAGAACGTGGCAGgcaaaatgtgtattttaagCTGTGAGCTTTCAAGTGCAGTCGTGAGCCGAGGTTAGTCATTACCAAGGAAACTCCTCAGGAATAAAAACATGGCGCGTGAGTAAGCATGGTTAATATTAGTAAGGTGAGCCAGAGATTCTCTTGTGTATTAATGTCTCTTGTCACAAAATGATTAGTTGATGAGTGGAAAGTGGAATCAGTTTGTGCTTGTAATTGTAaaccaaaaacatgaaaattgtatacatttttttataaCTTTTACTCTGCAAAATAATTGTTACCttgatattgtgtgtgtgtgtgttttgtcagCTGGATGCCATAAGCTTAAACAGCTCTTGAGCTTTGCTATTGGTGGTCTCCTGGGTGATGTATTCCTTCACCTCCTTCCTGAGGCTTGGGAGCTCTCTGGGTCTTCAGGTGGGTCTCCTTTCCACCAGTGCCCTCACCACCTCTGTATTCAATTTGACCTATTCTTCTATAATAGCTAATAATGTTTACTATCATTGTAATATTTAGACACCAGCTTGCTTTCACTGTTAACAGTCTGCTTCTCCTGAAGCAGCTTATAAAGTGTATTTGCTCTCTCAGCCTTATTTGCAGTCTGTTTGCTACCCTTCCAGCTGGTAAACAAAACCACTACATGACACAAGGCTTGTGGGTAATCATCGGTCTGCTGGCCTTCCTGCTCCTGGAGAAAATGTTCCCAGACCAAGACAGCCCTGAGAACTCCACTTCAGTTTCTGACCTGAATTTTAACTCGGCTGtaagtatttctgctgaaatgcTGCGTTTTCAGAAGAATATGCTCAGTGCTGCGCACACGCATGTCAATACAAGCCTTCACATCTTTATCTTTTCATTGGTATGCTTGGTGCAGAAAGCATTTGTGTTCAGTCAGCATAATTCTGccagttttttttctatcacTGAAACATCACATGACACTTTCACCAACAGCTTAACGTTTTGGGAAATATGCACATCGGCATTCTTGTTCAGTGAGAGAGAAATAGCCATCTATCCATTTTGTGAGCTATTTGACCAAATCAGGGGCAGATACTGCACAGAAACTATCATTCATATCCAAATTCACATCTATAGCCAATTTAGAAGCATCATTTCACCCTGGAGGGTCTGGGAAGAACCCCCACAGCCTCAGAAAGAGCAAGCAAAGTCCACACAGAAAGCTAACGATGCTAACAGCATCACTGTGCTGTCAGAGATGGATTTTTATGTCTTCGCTTTAATTTGCTCATTTGTAAGGATTTGTATATTGGACAGGGTCATTGTTGCCAGTTTTCCAGCGTTGTATTTAACAGGCTAACAAATTACACAGACACTGCTCATCTCTGCACTACCATCAGCACAGAGGGGAGGACGGCTACGTGTCGTACAGCTGAGTAATAGGGTTATGATGATTGAAGTGATTTGGGGTAGCTCGACAGTCAGGTCGATTTTTATCTCATTTCCAAATTGATGCTTTATATTAATATTGTGATTATCTTGAGATTCATGATCAATTTAATCTGCCAAGCTATGGTTTCGTGCCGCACTTTTACATGTAAGTGACACTTCCAGCAGATGTGACTTGGTCTGGACTTCTGCGCGCTTTGAAATTGGTGTGTATGTGGTGCAGCTACACTGATCCCTCATACCTATCATCAAATGAGAGACAACAGGAGGATAAAACTGACTTTTGGACTGATTTTCAAATTAGAGCATAAGGTTGTACTTGCACCTACACTTGTGTATCTGGACCCCTAATTAAATAGCAGACAAATATCGTGACTTAACGTTATAGGTCTTCATCTGATATCCAGCTACTTATGTTCACTAATTatcctttattattattatggttgGGTAAATCCCTCAGCTTATATcactgtgcaaacatttcttcacGCTGGACGTGAGAAATAAagtcctgttgtgtgtgtgtgtgtgtgtgtgtgtgtcccgcTTTCATCCGTGCACTTTTTTATTTGCACGTCTGGGCCGCACATTTTTTCAGAGGTTGGATAGCACTACTATAATGATACGTTCctctggtgtctggctgcaatGCCAAAcggtgctgtgaaaaagtatgtGCTCCTGATAACTGGTTCTGCCGCCCTTGGcaacaagaactgcaatcaagtgtttgtgaTAAATAGCAATGAGGAATTCTGGCTCACTCTACagaattgttttatttcagccacactggagggTATTGGACCATGAACGGCATTTTTAAGGTCACACCAAAGCATCTCAATTGGATTTAAGTCCAAGATTTTGACTAGGTCACTTTTTTTGAGCTATACAGAGGTAAACTTGCTcgtgtgtttcagatcattgtactgctgcataacccaagtgcttgagcttcagggcatgAACTGATGTTTGGAGATTCTCCTTCAGGACTTTCAGGtggagagcagaattcatggttccagcATTTATGACAAGTCATCCAGGTTATTCCAAAGTTATTCCAgcttcaaatgtgacatgagcctttgtgttctttttgccCAGCAGGGGGTTTTTTTGGCTTAGAACTTTCCtgtggatgccatttttgctcagtctctttcttattgttcagtcatgacctctgaccttaactgagccaagtgaggcctgcagttctctAGTTATTGTGCAATGGCTTTGTAACTCTTTCCAGACTGAAAGATGTCAATGATTTTCTTTCTCAGCTGCTTTTTGAGCTATTTTGTCACACAGCATCTATACAAGTGATTCAACAGTTCTGGCATTAATCAGGGCTGGGTGGGGCCTAGTGGAGTTGAAATCAACTTTCCACAAAATGTGGTTAGTCAGAATCAATAATTTAACAAG from the Oreochromis niloticus isolate F11D_XX linkage group LG1, O_niloticus_UMD_NMBU, whole genome shotgun sequence genome contains:
- the slc39a13 gene encoding zinc transporter ZIP13 isoform X2, which gives rise to MKGGRYWRPSWAVAALFIPVALLMLTSRGASSIQKITQTVMAHATATAAGPGPSLTDDLPGLQAVADFLASERAHIWFLSLVGSVAVGLSGIFPLLVIPIEAGAALKTEAGCHKLKQLLSFAIGGLLGDVFLHLLPEAWELSGSSAGKQNHYMTQGLWVIIGLLAFLLLEKMFPDQDSPENSTSVSDLNFNSATQPNSVFSGKAVVSLSNGHHAESWKSSKQSLQEGSEKIKMSGYLNLLANCIDNFTHGLAVSGSFLVSKKVGFLTTFAILLHEIPHEVGDFAILLRAGFDRWSAARMQLSTALVGVLGAFFALCAQSPKGTENASSWILPFTSGGFLYIALVNVVPDLLEESSFRHSLMQVLLIFCGVAVMALLSAILDC
- the slc39a13 gene encoding zinc transporter ZIP13 isoform X1, whose amino-acid sequence is MAGTHWCKDCRNHKFPPFTELLVASIFWTLERMKGGRYWRPSWAVAALFIPVALLMLTSRGASSIQKITQTVMAHATATAAGPGPSLTDDLPGLQAVADFLASERAHIWFLSLVGSVAVGLSGIFPLLVIPIEAGAALKTEAGCHKLKQLLSFAIGGLLGDVFLHLLPEAWELSGSSAGKQNHYMTQGLWVIIGLLAFLLLEKMFPDQDSPENSTSVSDLNFNSATQPNSVFSGKAVVSLSNGHHAESWKSSKQSLQEGSEKIKMSGYLNLLANCIDNFTHGLAVSGSFLVSKKVGFLTTFAILLHEIPHEVGDFAILLRAGFDRWSAARMQLSTALVGVLGAFFALCAQSPKGTENASSWILPFTSGGFLYIALVNVVPDLLEESSFRHSLMQVLLIFCGVAVMALLSAILDC